A window of the Buchnera aphidicola str. Sg (Schizaphis graminum) genome harbors these coding sequences:
- the queD gene encoding 6-carboxytetrahydropterin synthase QueD, with protein sequence MKTIIFKDFQFEAAHYLPYVPKMHKCRRLHGHSFFVRLELKDKINEKNGWIIDYAEIKLAFQPIYDQLDHHFLNDIPGLENPTSEILAKWIWHRLKPKLSILNTIIIKETCTSGCIYQGF encoded by the coding sequence GTGAAAACTATTATATTTAAAGATTTTCAATTCGAGGCAGCGCATTATTTACCGTATGTTCCTAAAATGCATAAATGCAGACGATTACACGGTCATTCCTTTTTTGTTCGTTTAGAACTTAAAGATAAAATTAATGAAAAAAATGGATGGATAATAGATTATGCTGAAATTAAATTAGCGTTTCAACCTATCTATGATCAGTTAGATCATCATTTTTTAAATGATATTCCTGGTTTAGAAAATCCAACAAGTGAAATTTTAGCTAAATGGATTTGGCATCGTTTAAAACCTAAATTGTCTATTTTAAATACTATTATAATTAAAGAAACATGCACATCAGGATGTATTTATCAAGGTTTCTAA
- the queE gene encoding 7-carboxy-7-deazaguanine synthase QueE, whose protein sequence is MYYPINEIFQTIQGEGYYTGTPSIFIRLQGCPVHCKWCDTKYTWKCNNEDQISYEKIIMKKKSNRKWSYMNVKEIILIIKIKKWTAKHIVITGGEPCLYNLLEITKELEKEDYKCQIETSGTELIKCSLNTWITLSPKINKKTLKTSILRSNEIKYPVLKKEDLFYLNSILKKIKNKKHNLIFLQPISQNEEALNICIKTCIIKNWRLSVQIHKYLKIR, encoded by the coding sequence ATGTATTATCCAATTAATGAAATATTTCAAACTATACAAGGTGAGGGATACTATACTGGAACACCATCAATCTTTATTAGATTACAAGGATGTCCAGTACATTGCAAATGGTGTGATACTAAATATACATGGAAGTGTAATAATGAAGATCAAATTTCTTACGAAAAAATAATAATGAAAAAAAAATCTAATAGAAAATGGAGTTATATGAATGTTAAGGAAATTATTCTGATAATAAAAATTAAAAAATGGACAGCTAAACATATTGTTATTACTGGTGGTGAACCATGTTTATATAATCTTTTAGAAATTACAAAAGAACTAGAAAAAGAAGATTATAAATGTCAAATAGAAACAAGTGGGACTGAATTAATTAAATGTTCTCTAAATACTTGGATTACACTTTCTCCTAAAATTAATAAAAAAACACTAAAAACATCAATATTGCGCTCTAATGAAATTAAATACCCTGTTTTAAAAAAGGAAGATTTATTTTACCTAAATAGTATTTTAAAAAAAATAAAAAATAAAAAACATAATTTAATTTTTCTACAACCAATTAGTCAAAATGAAGAAGCATTAAATATTTGTATTAAAACGTGTATAATAAAAAATTGGAGATTATCAGTACAAATACATAAATATCTTAAAATTCGATAA
- a CDS encoding 5-formyltetrahydrofolate cyclo-ligase, with the protein MSTKRSQNRKEIRSYIRIVRNSVTLTKKYDESNKIVRTAFNCNIIYNAKNIACFLSFDGEINTYPLILKLWLNNKNVFLPIVSSSYSRKLFFVPFTCKSILYYNQYNILQPFYNMKDIILESDLDLIIVPLVAFDCRGVRLGMGGGFYDQFLKNWERKKFIPIGMAYDFQFVNYIPRQPWDISLPIVLTPNKIHFFHQN; encoded by the coding sequence ATGTCGACTAAACGTTCACAAAATCGAAAAGAAATTCGCTCCTATATTAGAATAGTACGCAATTCAGTAACGTTAACAAAAAAATATGATGAATCAAATAAAATTGTGAGAACTGCATTTAATTGTAATATTATTTATAATGCTAAAAACATTGCTTGTTTTTTATCATTTGATGGAGAAATAAATACATATCCCTTAATTTTAAAATTATGGTTAAACAATAAAAATGTATTTCTTCCTATAGTAAGTTCTAGTTATTCAAGAAAATTATTTTTTGTGCCGTTTACTTGTAAATCTATTTTATATTATAATCAATATAACATATTACAACCTTTTTATAATATGAAAGATATTATTTTAGAATCAGATTTAGATTTAATAATAGTACCTTTAGTAGCATTTGATTGTAGAGGTGTGCGCCTAGGTATGGGTGGAGGTTTTTATGATCAGTTTTTAAAAAATTGGGAAAGAAAAAAATTTATTCCAATAGGAATGGCTTATGATTTTCAGTTCGTAAATTACATACCTAGACAGCCTTGGGATATTTCCCTACCTATTGTTTTAACACCTAATAAAATACACTTTTTTCATCAAAATTAA
- the rpiA gene encoding ribose-5-phosphate isomerase RpiA has translation MNLNELKKKAAWAALDYIYPGTVIGVGTGSTVFYFIQALSTVKHLISGAVSSSNSSTVLLKKNGIRVLDLNTFDFLEIYVDSADEINNDMQMIKGGGAALTKEKIIAAMSKKFVCIIDESKKVNILGTFPLPIEIIPIAFSYISKEILKIGGQPKLRENIITDNGNVIIDVYNLFINDPISVEKKINSLPGVVSVGLFASRVADVVLIGTQKGVEIIKN, from the coding sequence ATGAATTTAAATGAATTAAAGAAAAAAGCGGCATGGGCTGCGCTAGATTATATCTATCCTGGAACTGTTATAGGAGTAGGAACAGGTAGTACTGTTTTTTATTTTATTCAAGCTTTAAGTACAGTAAAACATTTAATATCTGGAGCTGTTTCTAGTTCTAATTCTTCTACGGTTTTATTGAAAAAAAACGGGATAAGGGTATTAGATTTAAATACCTTTGACTTCTTAGAAATTTATGTAGACAGTGCAGATGAAATTAATAATGACATGCAAATGATTAAAGGTGGTGGAGCAGCCTTGACAAAAGAAAAAATCATTGCTGCGATGTCAAAAAAATTTGTTTGTATTATTGATGAATCAAAAAAAGTAAATATTTTAGGCACTTTTCCATTGCCTATTGAAATTATTCCTATAGCATTTTCTTATATTTCAAAAGAAATATTAAAAATAGGAGGACAGCCAAAATTAAGAGAAAATATTATAACAGATAATGGTAATGTAATTATAGATGTTTACAATTTATTTATAAATGATCCTATATCAGTAGAAAAAAAAATAAATTCACTACCTGGAGTAGTTAGCGTTGGTTTATTTGCTTCGAGAGTTGCAGATGTTGTTTTAATAGGTACTCAAAAAGGAGTTGAGATTATCAAAAATTAA
- a CDS encoding CTP synthase, which produces MTKNYIFITGGVVSSLGKGIAAASLGAVLEARNLKITIMKLDPYINVDPGTMSPIQHGEVFVTEDGAETDLDLGHYERFIRTKMTCLNNFTTGSIYSEVLKKERRGDYLGSTIQVIPHITNAIKDRIILCSKNSDIILVEIGGTVGDIESLPFLEAIRQLAVDIGRKNVIYIHLTLVPYIKTAGEIKTKPTQHSVKELLSIGIQPDILICRSQKTVPINERKKIALFCNVPVNAVISLKDVDSIYTIPKLLKDQKLDNYICEYFKLNVPQADLKEWEKVIYEEKNASKEIIIGIIGKYIKLPDAYKSVIEALKHAGLKNKIKVKIELINSQEIENKNFKLLQNLNGILIPGGFGDRGIIGKLLSVQYARENNIPYFGICLGMQIAIIEFAQNVIGIKEANSTEFDPQCKFPVIDLIKTKKNDIKDTRQGKKNNKSNFGGTMRLGSQPCKLIFNSLSRKLYKKDTIIERHRHRYEVNNFLLKKIEKNGLKIAGRSKKNNIVEIIEIFDHPWFIGCQFHPEFTSTPRDGHPLFIDFIKSAKKNKKNNFKIKVKNV; this is translated from the coding sequence ATGACTAAAAATTATATTTTTATAACTGGCGGCGTAGTATCATCTTTAGGAAAGGGTATTGCAGCTGCTTCATTGGGAGCTGTATTAGAAGCTCGAAATTTAAAAATAACTATTATGAAATTAGATCCATATATTAATGTTGATCCAGGAACAATGAGTCCTATTCAACATGGAGAAGTCTTTGTTACTGAAGATGGTGCGGAAACAGATCTAGATTTAGGTCATTATGAACGTTTTATTCGAACAAAAATGACATGTTTAAATAATTTTACTACTGGAAGTATTTATTCTGAAGTTTTAAAAAAAGAAAGAAGAGGTGATTATTTAGGTTCAACTATTCAAGTAATACCGCATATTACTAATGCTATTAAAGATAGAATAATTTTATGCTCTAAAAATAGCGATATTATCCTTGTCGAAATAGGTGGGACAGTTGGAGATATTGAATCTTTACCATTTCTTGAAGCAATTCGTCAACTAGCCGTGGACATTGGGCGTAAAAATGTAATATACATACATTTAACACTTGTACCGTATATAAAAACAGCTGGAGAAATTAAAACTAAACCTACTCAACATTCAGTAAAAGAATTGCTATCAATTGGAATACAACCAGATATTTTGATTTGTCGTTCTCAAAAAACAGTTCCAATAAACGAAAGAAAAAAAATTGCATTATTTTGCAATGTTCCAGTGAATGCTGTAATCTCTTTAAAAGACGTAGATTCGATATACACAATACCAAAACTGTTAAAAGATCAAAAATTAGATAATTATATTTGCGAATATTTTAAATTAAATGTCCCTCAAGCTGATTTAAAAGAATGGGAAAAAGTTATTTATGAAGAAAAAAATGCTAGTAAAGAAATTATTATTGGTATAATAGGAAAATATATAAAATTGCCTGATGCATATAAATCAGTAATAGAAGCACTTAAACATGCAGGATTAAAAAATAAAATTAAAGTAAAAATAGAGTTAATTAACTCTCAAGAAATAGAAAATAAAAATTTTAAATTATTACAAAATCTTAATGGTATTCTAATACCAGGTGGTTTTGGAGATCGGGGTATAATAGGAAAATTATTATCTGTTCAATACGCACGTGAAAATAATATTCCTTATTTCGGAATATGCTTAGGAATGCAAATAGCAATCATAGAATTCGCACAAAATGTTATAGGAATTAAAGAAGCGAATTCTACAGAATTTGATCCACAATGTAAATTTCCCGTGATCGATTTAATTAAAACTAAAAAAAATGATATAAAAGATACAAGACAAGGAAAAAAAAATAATAAATCTAATTTTGGAGGTACTATGAGACTAGGAAGTCAACCGTGCAAATTAATTTTTAATAGTTTGTCTAGAAAATTATATAAAAAAGATACCATTATAGAACGGCATAGACATCGATATGAAGTAAACAATTTTTTATTAAAAAAAATAGAAAAAAATGGATTAAAAATAGCAGGACGTTCTAAAAAAAATAATATAGTTGAAATCATAGAAATTTTTGATCATCCATGGTTTATTGGTTGTCAATTTCATCCTGAATTTACTTCTACACCGCGCGATGGACATCCATTATTCATAGATTTTATTAAATCAGCAAAAAAAAATAAAAAAAATAATTTTAAAATAAAGGTAAAAAATGTCTAA
- the glnS gene encoding glutamine--tRNA ligase → MNNKIEKNDNNFIYKIINEDFKKNKNLLLHTRFPPEPNGYLHIGHAKSICLNFELANVYNGYCNLRFDDTNPVKENIKYINSIKNDIKWLGYQWHKKVRYSSEYFPILYEYAKELIQKGLAYVDELTKEEIREYRGTLSTVGKNSPYRNRSITENLKLFEKMKKGEFKEGEACLRAKINMSSSFIVMRDPVLYRIIFSTHHQTKKKWCIYPTYDFAHCLSDSIEGITHSFCTLEFQDNKNLYNWILKNTSIKHYSKQYEFSRLNLEYSILSKRKISILIEKKIVNGWDDPRILTISGLRKKGYTASSIRDFCHRIGITKQNNLIEFSMLEYCIRKELNKKAIRTMAVLEPIKIFLYNIDNDHEEKLIVPNHPKHLHLGTHEIIFTNTIYIEREDFKEKYDKKYKRLKIGEEVRLRYAYIIKAEKIEKDESGNIIKIICFCDINSLGKKPINRKNPAVIHWIAVKNSFPAKFKLYNQLFKIKNPDQEKNFLSYLNSNSLIVKNGFVEKKIAQKIIKKMSNNFIKLFFQFERTGYFCVDEVDSKENKLVFNRTVSLKDSWNLKK, encoded by the coding sequence ATGAACAATAAAATAGAAAAAAATGATAATAATTTTATTTATAAAATTATTAATGAAGATTTCAAAAAAAATAAAAATTTGTTATTGCATACGCGTTTTCCTCCTGAACCTAATGGATATCTTCATATTGGACATGCTAAATCAATATGTTTAAATTTTGAACTTGCAAATGTATACAATGGATATTGTAATCTTCGTTTCGATGATACAAATCCAGTTAAGGAAAACATCAAATATATAAACTCAATCAAAAACGATATTAAATGGTTGGGTTATCAATGGCATAAAAAAGTTCGTTATTCTTCTGAATATTTTCCAATACTGTATGAATATGCTAAAGAATTAATTCAAAAAGGTTTAGCATACGTAGATGAATTAACAAAAGAAGAAATACGTGAATACAGAGGCACTTTAAGTACCGTAGGAAAAAATAGTCCTTATAGAAATAGAAGTATTACAGAAAACTTAAAATTATTTGAAAAAATGAAAAAAGGAGAATTTAAAGAAGGAGAGGCATGCTTACGTGCAAAAATTAATATGAGTTCTTCATTTATTGTTATGCGTGATCCTGTATTATATCGAATTATTTTCTCTACACATCACCAAACTAAAAAAAAATGGTGTATATATCCTACATATGATTTTGCTCATTGTTTATCTGATTCTATTGAAGGTATAACTCATTCTTTTTGTACATTAGAATTTCAAGACAATAAAAATTTATATAATTGGATTTTAAAAAATACTAGTATCAAGCATTATTCAAAACAATATGAGTTCTCTAGATTAAATCTAGAATACTCAATTTTATCTAAAAGAAAAATTTCAATTTTAATTGAAAAAAAAATAGTTAACGGATGGGACGATCCAAGAATACTAACTATTTCTGGATTGAGAAAAAAAGGATATACAGCATCTTCTATTCGTGATTTTTGTCATAGAATTGGTATCACTAAACAAAATAATTTAATAGAATTTTCTATGCTAGAATATTGTATTAGAAAAGAACTAAACAAAAAAGCAATACGTACTATGGCTGTATTAGAACCAATTAAAATATTTCTATATAACATAGATAATGATCATGAAGAAAAATTAATAGTTCCCAATCATCCAAAACATCTACATTTAGGGACTCACGAAATTATCTTTACAAATACAATATATATTGAACGAGAAGATTTCAAAGAAAAATACGATAAAAAATATAAAAGATTAAAAATTGGAGAAGAAGTTCGTTTAAGATATGCATATATAATAAAAGCAGAAAAAATAGAAAAAGATGAAAGTGGTAATATTATCAAAATAATATGCTTCTGTGATATTAACAGTTTAGGGAAAAAACCAATTAATAGAAAAAATCCTGCAGTAATACACTGGATTGCAGTAAAAAATTCATTTCCAGCTAAATTTAAATTATACAATCAATTATTTAAAATAAAAAATCCTGATCAAGAAAAAAATTTCTTATCTTATTTAAATTCTAATTCATTAATAGTAAAAAATGGCTTTGTCGAAAAAAAAATAGCTCAAAAAATAATAAAAAAAATGAGTAATAATTTTATAAAATTGTTTTTTCAATTTGAAAGAACTGGCTACTTTTGTGTAGATGAAGTTGATTCAAAAGAAAATAAATTAGTTTTTAATCGTACTGTTAGTTTAAAAGATTCATGGAATTTAAAAAAATGA
- the ispF gene encoding 2-C-methyl-D-erythritol 2,4-cyclodiphosphate synthase — MRIGYGFDIHAFGSIKPLIIGGVQIPYNKGLIAHSNGDLLIHSLIDALLGATAMGDIGTFFPSEDKKYKNINSRILLKYIWKRIYLKNYRISNIDITIITETPKILSYIFLMRSNIASDLNIKIEKISVKSTSSKMIGCIGRKEGIACQSLVMLVKSKNTDRKNNII, encoded by the coding sequence ATGAGAATTGGATACGGTTTTGATATTCATGCTTTCGGTAGTATAAAACCTTTGATCATTGGAGGTGTTCAAATACCTTATAATAAAGGTTTGATCGCTCATTCTAATGGTGATTTACTAATACATTCTTTAATAGATGCATTACTTGGTGCTACTGCTATGGGTGATATTGGTACGTTTTTTCCCAGCGAAGATAAAAAATATAAAAATATTAATAGTAGAATTTTATTAAAATATATTTGGAAAAGAATTTATTTAAAAAACTATCGTATATCTAATATTGATATTACTATTATCACTGAAACTCCTAAGATATTATCTTATATTTTTCTTATGAGATCAAATATAGCATCAGATCTTAATATTAAAATAGAAAAGATTAGTGTAAAATCTACTAGTTCTAAAATGATAGGTTGTATCGGAAGAAAAGAAGGAATAGCTTGTCAATCTCTTGTCATGCTTGTAAAATCTAAAAATACTGATCGAAAAAATAATATAATTTAA
- the eno gene encoding phosphopyruvate hydratase: MSKILKIIGREIIDSRGNPTIECEVLLEGGFVGLASVPSGASTGSFETWELRDQDKNRFMGKGVQKAVEIINNKIFYSLKNKNAIDQFDIDQTMINLDGTENKSNLGSNSILSVSLATAKAAASSKGMPLYQHIAEINNTPGVFSMPLPMINIINGGKHANNNIDIQEFMIQPISAKSITEAIRIGAEIFHSLGNLLKDKGMSTTVGDEGGYAPNFKSNEEALNVIQDAVHKTKYKLGKDITLAIDCAASELYNKTRKKYQFIGEGTEFSSQELTHYLKKLSNKYPIISIEDGQDESDWEGFLYQTKELGNSLQLVGDDLFVTNKNILKKGIKKGVANAILIKLNQIGTLTETIETIKIAKKFNYGVIISHRSGETEDTSIADLSVGTASGQIKTGSMSRSDRTSKYNQLIRIEEILNKKRAPFYGLKEVKSSF, translated from the coding sequence ATGTCTAAAATATTAAAAATAATTGGTCGTGAAATCATCGATTCTAGAGGTAATCCTACCATAGAATGTGAAGTTTTGCTTGAAGGAGGTTTTGTTGGTTTAGCTTCAGTACCTTCCGGAGCATCTACAGGTTCTTTTGAAACATGGGAATTAAGAGATCAAGATAAAAATCGATTTATGGGTAAGGGTGTGCAAAAAGCAGTAGAAATAATAAATAATAAAATTTTCTACTCTTTAAAAAATAAAAATGCAATAGATCAATTTGATATCGATCAAACCATGATTAATTTAGATGGTACAGAAAACAAATCTAATTTAGGTTCCAATTCGATTTTGTCAGTATCTTTAGCAACTGCTAAAGCAGCTGCATCTTCTAAGGGCATGCCTTTATATCAACACATTGCAGAAATTAATAATACACCAGGCGTATTTTCCATGCCTTTGCCAATGATTAATATAATTAACGGTGGAAAACACGCGAATAATAATATTGATATTCAAGAATTTATGATACAACCTATTTCAGCAAAATCCATTACAGAAGCTATACGTATAGGAGCAGAAATATTTCATTCATTAGGAAATTTACTAAAAGATAAAGGAATGAGTACTACAGTAGGCGACGAGGGAGGATATGCTCCAAATTTTAAATCTAATGAAGAAGCATTAAATGTAATTCAAGATGCAGTACACAAAACTAAATATAAGTTAGGAAAAGATATTACATTAGCTATAGATTGCGCAGCTTCTGAGTTATACAATAAAACTAGAAAAAAATACCAATTCATCGGAGAAGGAACTGAATTTAGTTCACAAGAACTAACTCATTATTTAAAAAAATTGTCTAATAAATATCCTATTATTTCTATTGAAGATGGACAAGACGAATCAGATTGGGAAGGTTTTTTATATCAAACAAAAGAATTAGGTAATTCACTGCAATTAGTAGGAGATGATTTATTTGTTACTAATAAAAATATCTTAAAAAAAGGAATAAAAAAAGGTGTTGCAAATGCAATTTTAATAAAATTAAATCAAATTGGAACATTAACTGAAACAATTGAAACTATTAAAATAGCAAAAAAATTTAATTATGGTGTTATTATTTCTCATCGTTCAGGTGAAACAGAAGATACATCAATAGCAGATTTATCAGTAGGAACAGCATCAGGGCAAATTAAAACAGGATCAATGAGTCGTTCTGATAGAACTTCTAAATACAATCAATTAATCAGAATAGAAGAAATATTAAATAAAAAAAGAGCGCCTTTCTACGGACTAAAAGAAGTAAAATCATCTTTTTAA
- a CDS encoding peptidoglycan DD-metalloendopeptidase family protein — MEGQSVFAAASGEVVYVDDDFENYSKLIIIKHKNNYLSVYGFNKSILVKQKDKVYKNQKIATIGSLKNNAVKLYFEIRYKGEPVNPLNLLPNLKTQ, encoded by the coding sequence TTGGAAGGACAATCTGTTTTTGCTGCTGCTTCTGGAGAAGTAGTATATGTTGATGACGATTTTGAAAATTATAGTAAATTAATTATTATTAAACATAAAAACAATTATTTAAGTGTATATGGATTTAATAAATCTATTCTTGTTAAACAAAAAGATAAAGTATATAAAAACCAAAAAATTGCTACTATAGGTTCATTAAAAAATAATGCAGTAAAATTGTATTTTGAAATACGTTATAAAGGTGAACCAGTTAATCCATTGAATTTATTACCTAACTTAAAAACACAATAA
- a CDS encoding 16S rRNA (uracil(1498)-N(3))-methyltransferase, with protein sequence MKKRIPRIYIKYFLQINQVISLSKSYTHYIKKVLRMKKKDKLEIFNNTNYIFFSEILEINNHTIEIIILKKQIKNLESPLLIHLGQVISKNEKMNFSIQKSVELGVNTITPLFSEYCNFQNKLICFPKKKIHWENIVISSCEQCHRNNIPEIKNPEYILPWCKRTYENETKIVFSPSATFTINELPEKINCVRLLIGSEGGFSFLEIEKIIQYGFIPIKLGPRILRTETAVIAAITALQIKFGDLS encoded by the coding sequence ATGAAAAAACGTATCCCAAGAATTTATATCAAATATTTTTTACAAATTAATCAAGTAATATCATTATCGAAATCTTATACGCATTACATAAAAAAAGTACTACGGATGAAAAAAAAAGATAAATTAGAAATATTTAATAATACTAATTATATTTTTTTTTCTGAAATATTAGAAATAAATAATCACACAATAGAAATAATTATTTTAAAAAAACAAATAAAAAATCTTGAATCACCGCTGTTAATTCATTTAGGACAAGTGATATCAAAAAATGAAAAAATGAATTTTTCTATCCAAAAATCTGTTGAGCTGGGAGTAAATACTATTACACCATTATTTTCAGAATATTGTAACTTTCAAAATAAATTAATATGTTTTCCAAAAAAAAAAATACATTGGGAAAATATAGTAATTTCTTCTTGTGAACAATGTCATCGTAATAATATTCCTGAAATTAAAAATCCAGAATATATACTTCCATGGTGTAAAAGAACATATGAAAATGAAACAAAAATAGTTTTTAGTCCAAGTGCTACTTTCACTATTAATGAATTGCCTGAAAAAATCAATTGTGTTCGATTATTAATCGGTAGTGAAGGTGGATTTTCATTTTTAGAAATAGAAAAAATAATTCAATATGGATTTATTCCTATTAAATTAGGACCTAGAATTTTAAGAACAGAAACAGCTGTAATTGCAGCAATTACTGCTTTACAAATAAAATTTGGTGATTTAAGTTAA
- the metK gene encoding methionine adenosyltransferase, translating to MTEYLFTSESVSEGHPDKIADQISDALLDEIIKQDLKARVACETYVKTGMVLIGGEITTTAWVDVEEITRNTINNIGYINSETGFDANSCAVLSTIGKQSPDITQGVDRCNPLEQGAGDQGIIFGYATNETEVLMPAPITYAHLLVKKQSELRKKNILHWLRPDAKSQVTFKYKNGRIIGIDTVVFSTQHKESITQDVLKEAVMEEIIKPVLPNKWLTKNTKFFINPTGRFVIGGPMGDCGLTGRKIIVDTYGGMSRHGGGAFSGKDPSKVDRSAAYAARYVAKNIVAAGLADRCEIQLSYAIGIAEPTSIMIETFRTGKISNKSLINLVRNIFDLRPYGLIEMLDLLRPIYLNTAVYGHFGREEFPWEKLDKVDELLQ from the coding sequence ATGACTGAATATCTTTTTACATCAGAATCAGTTTCAGAAGGACATCCTGATAAAATTGCAGATCAAATTTCTGATGCTTTATTAGATGAAATTATTAAACAAGATTTAAAAGCTAGAGTAGCTTGTGAAACTTATGTAAAAACAGGTATGGTTTTAATTGGAGGTGAAATTACAACTACAGCTTGGGTTGATGTTGAAGAAATTACTAGAAATACTATTAACAATATTGGTTATATTAATTCTGAAACAGGTTTTGACGCGAATTCTTGTGCAGTACTTAGTACTATAGGAAAGCAGTCTCCTGATATTACCCAAGGGGTAGATCGTTGTAATCCCTTAGAACAAGGAGCAGGAGATCAAGGGATTATTTTTGGTTACGCTACTAATGAAACAGAAGTTTTAATGCCTGCACCTATTACCTATGCTCATTTATTAGTAAAAAAACAATCTGAGTTAAGAAAAAAAAATATTTTACACTGGCTTAGACCAGATGCTAAAAGCCAAGTAACATTTAAATATAAAAATGGACGTATTATTGGAATAGATACCGTAGTTTTTTCTACTCAACATAAAGAAAGTATTACGCAGGATGTTTTAAAAGAAGCTGTTATGGAAGAAATTATAAAACCAGTTTTACCAAATAAATGGTTAACTAAAAATACAAAATTTTTTATAAATCCTACAGGTAGGTTTGTTATTGGAGGTCCTATGGGAGACTGTGGTTTAACAGGGCGTAAAATTATTGTTGATACTTATGGTGGAATGTCAAGACATGGAGGAGGTGCTTTTTCTGGTAAAGATCCTTCAAAAGTGGATCGTTCTGCTGCCTATGCAGCAAGATATGTAGCTAAAAATATTGTTGCAGCAGGATTAGCAGATCGTTGTGAAATTCAATTATCATATGCTATTGGAATTGCTGAACCTACTTCAATTATGATAGAAACTTTTAGAACAGGGAAAATAAGTAATAAGTCTTTAATTAATTTAGTACGTAACATTTTTGATTTACGTCCTTATGGATTAATTGAAATGCTTGAT
- a CDS encoding endonuclease has translation MFFLYSTKKNSFKKKYIQNFQQVKKIAIKIHKNAPGSFYCGCKIIWSGKKGIPDLSTCGYKIRKNKNRATRIEWEHVVPAWEFGHDKKCWKNGGRKTCIKNKLYQKIEFDLHNLQPAIGEINGDRSNFRYGQLNNYTKKYGKCNIKIDFQKRIVEPPKRARGTIARTYFYMSKRYKIKLSKIERNLFKTWDISFPVTKWECERENLIFQKQGNHNNYIYKKCKIYYSKIKN, from the coding sequence ATTTTTTTTTTGTATTCGACTAAAAAAAATAGTTTCAAAAAAAAATATATACAAAATTTTCAACAAGTTAAAAAAATTGCAATTAAAATTCACAAAAATGCACCTGGATCGTTTTATTGCGGATGCAAAATTATTTGGAGTGGAAAAAAAGGCATACCTGATTTATCAACATGCGGATATAAAATTCGAAAAAACAAAAACCGAGCAACAAGAATTGAGTGGGAACATGTAGTACCAGCATGGGAATTTGGACATGATAAAAAATGCTGGAAAAATGGAGGACGAAAAACATGCATAAAAAATAAACTATATCAAAAAATTGAATTTGATCTTCATAATTTACAACCTGCTATCGGAGAAATAAATGGAGATCGATCTAATTTTAGATATGGTCAATTAAATAATTATACTAAAAAATATGGCAAATGTAACATAAAAATAGATTTTCAAAAAAGAATAGTTGAACCACCTAAAAGAGCTAGAGGGACGATAGCTCGAACTTATTTCTATATGAGTAAAAGGTATAAAATTAAATTGTCTAAAATAGAAAGAAATTTATTTAAAACGTGGGATATTAGCTTTCCTGTAACTAAATGGGAATGCGAAAGAGAAAATTTAATCTTTCAAAAACAGGGAAATCATAATAATTACATTTATAAAAAATGTAAAATTTATTATTCAAAAATAAAAAATTAA